One window from the genome of Oryctolagus cuniculus chromosome 1, mOryCun1.1, whole genome shotgun sequence encodes:
- the CABP2 gene encoding calcium-binding protein 2 isoform X4, which yields MALPQGPAEGSLPSGETSPSEGASGPSQAPASPAASRRRALLRDLEAQVQAAYGQDRELRPEEIEELQAAFQEFDRDRDGYIGYRELGACMRTLGYMPTEMELIEISQQISGGKVDFEDFVELMGPKLLAETADMIGVRELRDAFREFDTNRDGCISIGELRAALKALLGERVSQREVDEILRDVDLNGDGLVDFEEFVRMMSR from the exons atggccctgccccagggcccggCCGAGGGCAGCCTCCCGTCCGGCGAGACCAGCCCTTCGGAGGGTGCTtcagggcccagccaggccccggCCAGCCCCGCAGCCAGCAGGCGCCGGGCGCTCCTCCGGGATCTCGAGGCCCAGGTGCAGGCGGCCTACGGGCAG GACCGGGAGCTGCGGCCCGAGGAGATTGAAG AGCTGCAGGCCGCCTTCCAGGAGTTCGACCGAGACCGGGACGGCTACATCGGCTACCGGGAGCTGGGTGCCTGCATGCGGACCCTGGGCTACATGCCCACGGAGATGGAGCTCATTGAGATCTCGCAGCAGATCA GTGGCGGGAAGGTGGACTTTGAAGATTTCGTGGAGTTGATGGGCCCCAAGCTGCTGGCGGAGACGGCGGACATGATCGGGGTCAGGGAGCTCCGAGACGCCTTCCGGGAG TTCGACACCAACCGGGATGGCTGCATCAGCATAGGCGAGCTCCGGGCAGCCCTCAAGGCCCTGCTGGGCGAGCGCGTCAGCCAGCGGGAGGTGGACGAGATCCTGCGAGACGTGGACCTCAACGGGGACGGCCTGGTGGACTTCGAAG aGTTTGTGCGGATGATGTCTCGCTGA
- the CABP2 gene encoding calcium-binding protein 2 isoform X1 has product MVQEPMGNCAKRPWRRGPKDRELRPEEIEELQAAFQEFDRDRDGYIGYRELGACMRTLGYMPTEMELIEISQQISGGKVDFEDFVELMGPKLLAETADMIGVRELRDAFREFDTNRDGCISIGELRAALKALLGERVSQREVDEILRDVDLNGDGLVDFEEFVRMMSR; this is encoded by the exons ATGGTTCAGGAGCCCATGGGGAACTGTGCCAAGCGGCCCTGGCGCCGGGGACCTAAG GACCGGGAGCTGCGGCCCGAGGAGATTGAAG AGCTGCAGGCCGCCTTCCAGGAGTTCGACCGAGACCGGGACGGCTACATCGGCTACCGGGAGCTGGGTGCCTGCATGCGGACCCTGGGCTACATGCCCACGGAGATGGAGCTCATTGAGATCTCGCAGCAGATCA GTGGCGGGAAGGTGGACTTTGAAGATTTCGTGGAGTTGATGGGCCCCAAGCTGCTGGCGGAGACGGCGGACATGATCGGGGTCAGGGAGCTCCGAGACGCCTTCCGGGAG TTCGACACCAACCGGGATGGCTGCATCAGCATAGGCGAGCTCCGGGCAGCCCTCAAGGCCCTGCTGGGCGAGCGCGTCAGCCAGCGGGAGGTGGACGAGATCCTGCGAGACGTGGACCTCAACGGGGACGGCCTGGTGGACTTCGAAG aGTTTGTGCGGATGATGTCTCGCTGA
- the CABP2 gene encoding calcium-binding protein 2 isoform X2 → MVQEPMGNCAKRPWRRGPKDPWQWSGSPTGGSHPGPGPSPEEQGGVPGYSVLGSLVGPACIFLRPSIAATQLDRELRPEEIEELQAAFQEFDRDRDGYIGYRELGACMRTLGYMPTEMELIEISQQISGGKVDFEDFVELMGPKLLAETADMIGVRELRDAFREFDTNRDGCISIGELRAALKALLGERVSQREVDEILRDVDLNGDGLVDFEEFVRMMSR, encoded by the exons ATGGTTCAGGAGCCCATGGGGAACTGTGCCAAGCGGCCCTGGCGCCGGGGACCTAAG GACCCCTGGCAGTGGTCGGGCTCCCCGACAGGGGGCTCCCACCCcgggcccggccccagccccgagGAACAGGGGGGCGTCCCGGGCTACTCGGTGCTCGGCAGCCTGGTGGGGCCAGCCTGCATCTTCCTGCGGCCCAGCATTGCCGCCACGCAGCTC GACCGGGAGCTGCGGCCCGAGGAGATTGAAG AGCTGCAGGCCGCCTTCCAGGAGTTCGACCGAGACCGGGACGGCTACATCGGCTACCGGGAGCTGGGTGCCTGCATGCGGACCCTGGGCTACATGCCCACGGAGATGGAGCTCATTGAGATCTCGCAGCAGATCA GTGGCGGGAAGGTGGACTTTGAAGATTTCGTGGAGTTGATGGGCCCCAAGCTGCTGGCGGAGACGGCGGACATGATCGGGGTCAGGGAGCTCCGAGACGCCTTCCGGGAG TTCGACACCAACCGGGATGGCTGCATCAGCATAGGCGAGCTCCGGGCAGCCCTCAAGGCCCTGCTGGGCGAGCGCGTCAGCCAGCGGGAGGTGGACGAGATCCTGCGAGACGTGGACCTCAACGGGGACGGCCTGGTGGACTTCGAAG aGTTTGTGCGGATGATGTCTCGCTGA
- the CABP2 gene encoding calcium-binding protein 2 isoform X3: protein MRTLGYMPTEMELIEISQQISGGKVDFEDFVELMGPKLLAETADMIGVRELRDAFREFDTNRDGCISIGELRAALKALLGERVSQREVDEILRDVDLNGDGLVDFEEFVRMMSR from the exons ATGCGGACCCTGGGCTACATGCCCACGGAGATGGAGCTCATTGAGATCTCGCAGCAGATCA GTGGCGGGAAGGTGGACTTTGAAGATTTCGTGGAGTTGATGGGCCCCAAGCTGCTGGCGGAGACGGCGGACATGATCGGGGTCAGGGAGCTCCGAGACGCCTTCCGGGAG TTCGACACCAACCGGGATGGCTGCATCAGCATAGGCGAGCTCCGGGCAGCCCTCAAGGCCCTGCTGGGCGAGCGCGTCAGCCAGCGGGAGGTGGACGAGATCCTGCGAGACGTGGACCTCAACGGGGACGGCCTGGTGGACTTCGAAG aGTTTGTGCGGATGATGTCTCGCTGA
- the CDK2AP2 gene encoding cyclin-dependent kinase 2-associated protein 2: MSYKPIAPAPSSTPGSSTPGPGTPVPTAGSVPSPSGSVPGAAAPFRPLFNDFGPPSMGYVQAMKPPGAQGSQSTYTDLLSVIEEMGKEIRPTYAGSKSAMERLKRGIIHARALVRECLAETERNART; encoded by the exons ATGTCCTACAAGCCCatcgcccccgcccccagcagtaCCCCTGGCTCCAGCACGCCTGGGCCGGGCACGCCGGTCCCCACAG CCGGAAGTGTCCCGTCCCCGTCGGGCTCGGTGCCGGGAGCCGCTGCCCCTTTCAGACCGCTGTTTAACGACTTCGGACCGCCGTCCATGGGCTACGTGCAG GCGATGAAGCCCCCCGGCGCCCAGGGCTCGCAGAGCACCTACACGGACCTGCTGTCGGTGATCGAAGAGATGGGGAAGGAGATCCGGCCCACCTACGCGGGCAGCAAGAGCGCCATGGAGCGGCTGAAGCGAG GCATCATCCACGCCCGGGCCCTGGTCAGAGAGTGCCTGGCGGAGACAGAGCGGAACGCCCGCACGTAA
- the PITPNM1 gene encoding membrane-associated phosphatidylinositol transfer protein 1: MIGCLPGCPVLAGGAEAARGPPGAVRMLIKEYHILLPMSLDEYQVAQLYMIQKKSREESSGEGSGVEILANRPYTDGPGGSGQYTHKVYHVGSHIPGWFRALLPKAALQVEEESWNAYPYTRTRYTCPFVEKFSIEIETYYLPDGGQQPNVFNLSGAERRQRILDTIDIVRDAVAPGEYKAEEDPRLYRSVKTGRGPLADDWARTAAQTGPLMCAYKLCKVEFRYWGMQAKIEQFIHDVGLRRVMLRAHRQAWCWQDEWTELSMADIRALEEETARMLAQRMAKCNTGSEGLEAQPPGKPSAEARPGAGHAATPDGPAAAPGPDASPDTSFGKQWSSSSRSSYSSQHGGGVSPQSLSEWRMQNIARDSENSSEDEFFDAHEGFSDSDEVFPKEMTKWNSNDFIDAFASPSEAEGAPEPGTEATKGLEDGTRAPRDSEGPDGARELGAEACAVHALFLILHSGNILDSGPGDASSKQADVQTLSSAFEAVTRVHFPEALGHVALRLVPCPPICATAYALVSNLSPYSHDGDSLSRSQDHIPLAALPLLATSSSRYQGAVATVIARTNQAYAAFLRSAEGAGFCGQVVLIGDGVGGILGFDALCHSAGTGTGSRGSSRRGSMNNELLSPELGPVRDPLADGVEGLGRASPEPSTLPAQRTPSGMARPEPEGAQNSLQAAPAVASGEPRRASTASCPAAAGPEAPDGPTGAARLDFKVSGFFLFGSPLGLVLALRKTVMPALEVAQMRPACEQIYNLFHAADPCASRLEPLLAPKFQAIAPLAVPRYQKFPLGDGSSLLLADTLQAHSGLFLEELDALVPSTPTSAGGSFWKGSELGAEPPAQPAAPSTTTEVVKILERWWGTKRIDYSLYCPEALTAFPTVTLPHLFHASYWESADVVAFILRQVIEKERPQLAECEEPSVYSPAFPREKWQRKRTQVKIRNVTSNHRASDTVVCEGRPQVLSGRFMYGPLDVVTLTGEKVDVYIMTQPLSGKWIHFGTEVTNSSGRLTFPVAPERALGIGVYPVRMVVRGDHTYAECCLTVVARGTEAVVFSIDGSFTASVSIMGSDPKVRAGAVDVVRHWQDAGYLILYVTGRPDMQKHRVVAWLSQHNFPHGVVSFCDGLSHDPLRQKAMFLQSLVQEVELNIVAGYGSPKDVAVYAALGLSPSQTYIVGRAVRKLQAQCQFLSDGYVAHLGQLEAGAHAHAAPGPPRAALAKSSYGVAAPVDFLRKQSQLLRSRGPSQAEREGPGTPPTALARSKARSVSLKLDSEE; encoded by the exons ATGATTGGCTGCCTGCCGGGCTGTCCGGTTTTGGCAG GCGGAGCGGAGGCCGCGCGCGGCCCGCCGGGCGCCGTCAGGATGCTCATCAAGGAGTACCACATCCTGCTGCCCATGAGCCTGGACGAATACCAGGTGGCCCAGCTGTACATGATTCAG aAAAAGAGCCGGGAGGAGTCTAGTGGTGAGGGCAGCGGCGTGGAGATCCTGGCCAACCGACCCTACACGGATGGGCCCGGAGGCAGCGGGCAGTACACGCACAAGGTGTACCATGTGGGCTCCCACATCCCAGGCTGGTTCCGGGCGCTGCTGCCCAAGGccgccctgcaggtggaggaggagtcATGGAACGCGTACCCCTACACGCGGACACG GTACACCTGCCCCTTCGTGGAGAAGTTCTCCATTGAAATCGAGACCTATTACCTACCCGACGGCGGGCAGCAGCCGAACGTGTTCAACCTGAGCGGGGCTGAGAGAAGACAGCGCATCCTGG ACACCATCGACATCGTGCGGGATGCCGTGGCCCCGGGCGAGTACAAGGCGGAAGAGGACCCTCGGCTGTACCGCTCGGTGAAGACAGGCCGGGGGCCGCTGGCGGACGACTGGGCGCGGACGGCAGCCCAGACGGGGCCGCTCATGTGCGCCTACAAGCTGTGCAAGGTGGAATTCCGTTACTGGGGCATGCAGGCCAAGATCGAGCAGTTTATCCACGACGTCG GTCTGCGCCGCGTGATGCTGCGGGCCCACCGCCAAGCCTGGTGCTGGCAGGACGAGTGGACGGAGCTCAGCATGGCCGACATCCGGGCGCTGGAGGAGGAGACCGCGCGCATGCTGGCCCAGCGCATGGCCAAGTGCAACACGGGCAGTGAGGGGCTTGAGGCCCAGCCCCCCGGGAAACCCAGCGCGGAGGCTCGCCCCGGGGCTGGCCACGCGGCCACTCCAGATGGGCCCGCCGCGGCCCCCGGCCCCGACGCCTCGCCGGACACCAGCTTCGGCAAGCAGTGGTCATCGTCCTCCCGCTCCTCCTACTCGTCCCAGCACGGGG GGGGCGTGTCTCCACAGAGCTTGTCCGAGTGGCGCATGCAGAATATCGCCCGCGACTCCGAGAACAGCTCCGAGGACGAGTTCTTCGACGCCCACG aGGGTTTCTCGGACAGTGACGAGGTCTTCCCCAAGGAAATGACCAAGTGGAACTCCAATGACTTCATCGACGCCTTCGCCTCGCCCTCGGAGGCTGAGGGGGCGCCAG aGCCTGGAACCGAGGCCACTAAAGGCCTGGAGGATGGGACCCGCGCACCCCGGGACTCAGAG GGCCCCGATGGAGCCAGGGAGCTGGGCGCCGAGGCCTGCGCGGTGCACGCCCTCTTCCTCATCCTGCACAGTGGTAACATCCTGGACTCGGGCCCTGGAGACGCCAGCTCCAAGCAGGCCGACGTGCAGACCCTGAGCTCGGCCTTCGAGGCCGTCACCCGCGTCCACTTCCCGGAGGCCCTGGGCCACGTGGCGCTGCGGCTGGTGCCCTGCCCGCCCATCTGCGCCACCGCCTACGCGCTCGTCTCCAA cctgaGCCCCTACAGCCACGATGGGGACAGCCTGTCCCGCTCCCAGGACCACATCCCGCTGGCCGCCCTGCCGCTGctggccacctcctcctcccgctACCAGGGCGCCGTGGCCACCGTCATCGCCCGCACCAACCAGGCCTACGCAGCCTTCCTGCGCTCGGCTGAGGGCGCTGGCTTCTGCGGGCAG GTGGTGCTGATCGGAGACGGTGTGGGCGGCATCCTGGGCTTCGACgcgctctgccacagcgccggcaccggCACCGGGAGCCGGGGCAGCAGCCGCCGGGGCAGCATG AACAATGAGCTGCTCTCCCCGGAGCTGGGCCCGGTGCGGGACCCACTGGCCGATGGGGTGGAGGGGCTGGGTCGGGCCAGCCCGGAGCCCTCCACCCTGCCTGCCCAGCGCACGCCCAGCGGCATGGCCCGTCCTGAGCCCGAGGGCGCTCAGAACAG CCTGCAGGCAGCCCCTGCTGTCGCCTCCGGGGAGCCCCGCCGGGCAAGCACAGCCTCCTGCCCAGCTGCTGCCGGCCCCGAGGCGCCCGACGGCCCCACCGGCGCTGCCCGCCTTGACTTCAAGGTCTCCGGCTTCTTTCTCTTCGGCTCCCCactgggcctggtgctggctcTGCGCAAGACCGTGATGCCCGCCTTGGAGG TGGCCCAGATGCGGCCGGCCTGCGAGCAGATCTACAACCTCTTCCACGCCGCTGACCCCTGCGCCTCCCGCCTGGAGCCTCTGCTGGCCCCCAAGTTCCAGGCCATCGCCCCACTGGCTGTGCCCCGTTACCAAAAGTTTCCCCTGGGAGACGGCTCGTCCCTGCTGCTGG CCGACACTCTGCAGGCACACTCGGGCCTCTTCCTGGAGGAGCTGGACGCGCTGGTGCCCTCGACGCCCACCTCGGCCGGCGGAAGCTTCTGGAAGGGCAGCGAGTTAGGCGCTGAGCCCCCCGCCCAGCCAGCGGCCCCCAGCACCACCACGGAGGTGGTTAAGA TCCTGGAGCGCTGGTGGGGGACCAAGCGCATCGACTACTCGCTGTACTGCCCCGAGGCGCTCACCGCCTTCCCCACCGTCACCCTGCCCcacctcttccacgccagctacTGGGAGTCGGCCGACGTGGTGGCCTTCATCCTGCGCCAG GTAATTGAGAAGGAGCGGCCGCAGCTGGCGGAGTGCGAGGAGCCGTCGGTCTACAGCCCGGCCTTCCCCCGGGAGAAGTGGCAGCGCAAACGCACGCAGGTCAAGATCCGG AACGTCACTTCCAACCACCGCGCAAGCGACACGGTGGTGTGCGAGGGCCGCCCCCAGGTGCTCAGCGGCCGCTTCATGTACGGGCCCTTGGACGTGGTCACGCTCACCGGGGAGAAG GTGGACGTCTACATCATGACGCAGCCGCTGTCGGGCAAGTGGATCCACTTCGGCACCGAGGTCACCAACAGCTCGGGCCGCCTCACCTTCCCCGTGGCCCCCGAGCGTGCGCTGGGCATCGGCGTCTACCCCGTGCGCATGGTGGTCAG GGGCGACCACACGTACGCCGAGTGCTGCCTGACGGTCGTGGCCCGTGGCACAGAGGCCGTGGTCTTCAGCATCGACGGCTCCTTCACGGCCAGCGTCTCCATCATGGGCAGCGACCCCAAGGTGCGCGCCGGCGCCGTGGATGTGGTCAG GCACTGGCAGGACGCCGGCTACCTGATCCTATACGTGACGGGCCGGCCGGACATGCAGAAGCACCGCGTGGTGGCCTGGCTGTCCCAGCACAACTTCCCCCACGGCGTCGTCTCCTTCTGCGACGGCCTCAGCCATGACCCGCTGCGCCAGAAGGCCATGTTCCTGCAGAGCCTGGTGCAGGag GTGGAACTGAATATCGTGGCCGGCTATGGGTCTCCCAAAGATGTGGCTGTGTACGCGGCGCTGGGCCTGTCCCCAAGCCAGACCTACATCGTGGGACGCGCGGTGCGGAAGCTGCAGGCACAGTGTCAG TTCCTGTCGGACGGCTACGTGGCCCACCTGGGCCAGCTGGAGGCGGGCGCCCACGCCCACGCGGCCCCAGGACCGCCGCGGGCAGCCTTGGCCAAGAGCAGCTACGGCGTGGCTGCGCCCGTGGACTTCCTCCGGAAGCAGAGCCAGCTGCTGCGCTCCAGGGGCCCCAGCCAGGCGGAGCGCGAGGGCCCGGGGACCCCGCCCACCGCCCTGGCCCGCAGCAAAGCCCGGAGCGTCAGCCTCAAGCTGGACAGTGAAGAGTGA
- the AIP gene encoding AH receptor-interacting protein isoform X1 yields MADIIARLREDGIQKRVIQEGRGELPDYQDGTKATFHYRTLHSDREGTVLDDSRARGKPMELIIGKKFKLPVWETIVRSMREGETAQFLCDTKHVVLYPLVAKSLRNIAAGKDPLEGQRHCCGMAQMHEHSSLGHADLDALQHSPRPLVFHFELLKVESPGTYQQDPWAMTDEEKAKAVPRIHQEGNRLYREGQVKEAAAKYYDAIACLKNLQMKEQPGSPDWIELDQQITPLLLNYCQCKLVAEEYYEVLDHCSSILSKYDDNVKAYFKRGKAHAAVWNAQEAQADFAKVLELDPALAPVVSRELRALEARIRQKDEEDKARFRGIFSH; encoded by the exons ATGGCGGATATCATCGCAAGACTCCGGGAGGACGGAATCCAAAAGCGCGTGATCCAGGAGGGCCGGGGAGAATTACCCGACTATCAGGATGGAACCAAG GCCACGTTCCACTACCGGACCCTGCACAGCGACCGCGAGGGCACGGTGCTGGACGACAGCCGGGCCCGCGGCAAGCCCATGGAGCTCATCATCGGCAAGAAGTTCAagctgcccgtgtgggagacgatCGTGCGCAGCATGCGGGAGGGCGAGACCGCCCAGTTCCTGTGCGACACCAAG CACGTGGTCCTGTACCCCCTGGTGGCCAAGAGCCTCCGCAACATCGCGGCGGGCAAGGACCCCCTGGAGGGCCAGCGGCACTGCTGCGGCATGGCGCAGATGCACGAGCACAGCTCCCTGGGCCACGCCGACCTGGACGCCCTGCAGCACAGCCCGCGGCCCCTCGTCTTCCACTTCGAGCTGCTCAAG GTGGAGAGCCCCGGCACGTACCAGCAGGACCCGTGGGCGATGACGGATGAGGAGAAGGCCAAGGCCGTGCCGCGCATCCACCAGGAGGGCAACCGGCTGTACCGCGAGGGGCAGGTGAAGGAGGCGGCCGCCAAGTACTACGACGCCATCGCCTGCCTCAAGAACCTGCAGATGAAG GAGCAGCCTGGCTCCCCCGACTGGATCGAGCTGGACCAGCAGATCACGCCGCTGCTGCTGAACTACTGCCAGTGCAAGCTGGTGGCCGAGGAGTACTACGAGGTGCTGGACCACTGCTCCTCCATCCTCAGCAAGTACGACG ACAACGTCAAGGCCTACTTCAAGCGGGGCAAGGCCCACGCGGCCGTGTGGAACGCGCAGGAGGCCCAGGCTGACTTCGCCAAGGTGCTGGAGCTGGACCCGGCCCTGGCGCCCGTGGTGAGCCGGGAGCTGCGGGCCCTGGAGGCGCGCATCCGGCAGAAGGACGAGGAGGACAAGGCCCGCTTCCGGGGCATCTTCTCTCACTGA
- the AIP gene encoding AH receptor-interacting protein isoform X2 translates to MADIIARLREDGIQKRVIQEGRGELPDYQDGTKATFHYRTLHSDREGTVLDDSRARGKPMELIIGKKFKLPVWETIVRSMREGETAQFLCDTKHVVLYPLVAKSLRNIAAGKDPLEGQRHCCGMAQMHEHSSLGHADLDALQHSPRPLVFHFELLKVESPGTYQQDPWAMTDEEKAKAVPRIHQEGNRLYREGQVKEAAAKYYDAIACLKNLQMKEQPGSPDWIELDQQITPLLLNYCQCKLVAEEYYEVLDHCSSILSKQRQGLLQAGQGPRGRVERAGGPG, encoded by the exons ATGGCGGATATCATCGCAAGACTCCGGGAGGACGGAATCCAAAAGCGCGTGATCCAGGAGGGCCGGGGAGAATTACCCGACTATCAGGATGGAACCAAG GCCACGTTCCACTACCGGACCCTGCACAGCGACCGCGAGGGCACGGTGCTGGACGACAGCCGGGCCCGCGGCAAGCCCATGGAGCTCATCATCGGCAAGAAGTTCAagctgcccgtgtgggagacgatCGTGCGCAGCATGCGGGAGGGCGAGACCGCCCAGTTCCTGTGCGACACCAAG CACGTGGTCCTGTACCCCCTGGTGGCCAAGAGCCTCCGCAACATCGCGGCGGGCAAGGACCCCCTGGAGGGCCAGCGGCACTGCTGCGGCATGGCGCAGATGCACGAGCACAGCTCCCTGGGCCACGCCGACCTGGACGCCCTGCAGCACAGCCCGCGGCCCCTCGTCTTCCACTTCGAGCTGCTCAAG GTGGAGAGCCCCGGCACGTACCAGCAGGACCCGTGGGCGATGACGGATGAGGAGAAGGCCAAGGCCGTGCCGCGCATCCACCAGGAGGGCAACCGGCTGTACCGCGAGGGGCAGGTGAAGGAGGCGGCCGCCAAGTACTACGACGCCATCGCCTGCCTCAAGAACCTGCAGATGAAG GAGCAGCCTGGCTCCCCCGACTGGATCGAGCTGGACCAGCAGATCACGCCGCTGCTGCTGAACTACTGCCAGTGCAAGCTGGTGGCCGAGGAGTACTACGAGGTGCTGGACCACTGCTCCTCCATCCTCAGCAA ACAACGTCAAGGCCTACTTCAAGCGGGGCAAGGCCCACGCGGCCGTGTGGAACGCGCAGGAGGCCCAGGCTGA